The following proteins are encoded in a genomic region of Oryctolagus cuniculus chromosome 6, mOryCun1.1, whole genome shotgun sequence:
- the ARL10 gene encoding ADP-ribosylation factor-like protein 10, whose product MAPRPLGPLVLALGGAAAVLGSVLFILWKTYFGRGRQRRWDQGEAWWGAEPARLPEWDEWEPEEEDEEEPALEELEQREVLVLGLDGSGKSTFLRVLSGKPPLEGHIPTWGFNSVRLPTKDFEVDLLEIGGNQNLRFYWKEFVNEVDVLVFMVDSADRLRLPWARQELHRLLDKDPDLPVVVVANKQDLSEALSVVELQQELGLQAIDTQREVFLLAASVAPAGPGFENPGTVHIWKLLLELLS is encoded by the exons ATGGCGCCGCGGCCGCTGGGCCCCTTGGTGCTGGCGCTGGGAGGCGCCGCGGCCGTGCTGGGCTCGGTGCTCTTCATCCTCTGGAAGACCTACTTCGGCCGCGGGCGGCAGCGGCGCTGGGACCAGGGCGAGGCCTGGTGGGGCGCGGAGCCGGCCCGCCTCCCAGAGTGGGACGAGTGGGAA CccgaggaggaggacgaggaggagccGGCGCTGGAGGAGCTGGAGCAGCGCGAGGTGCTAGTGCTGGGCCTGGACGGCTCGGGCAAGAGCACGTTCCTGCGCGTGCTGTCGGGGAAGCCACCGCTGGAGGGCCACATCCCCACCTGGGGCTTCAACTCCGTGCGACTGCCCACCAAGGACTTCGAGGTGGACCTGCTGGAGA TCGGCGGCAACCAGAACCTGCGCTTCTACTGGAAGGAGTTTGTGAACGAGGTGGACGTGCTGGTGTTCATGGTGGACTCGGCTGACCGGCTGCGGCTGCCCTGGGCCCGCCAGGAGCTGCACAGGCTGCTGGACAAGGACCCCGACCTGCCTGTCGTCGTGGTGGCTAACAAGCAG GACCTGAGCGAGGCCTTGAGCGTGGTGgagctgcagcaggagctgggcctgcaGGCCATCGACACCCAGCGGGAAGTTTTCCTCTTGGCGGCCAGCGTAGCTCCCGCAGGCCCTGGCTTTGAAAATCCCGGCACTGTGCACATCTGGAAACTGCTCCTGGAGCTTCTCTCCTAG
- the NOP16 gene encoding nucleolar protein 16 isoform X3 — MLGGRQRRGSSAPTSDMPGTTPSRCGRTWLRWGWPWTPTRRCPSARERVFWSHTLCSLQVKGMEVDTEARPKELVRKPYVLNELEAEASLPEKKGNTLSRDLIDYVRYMVESHGEDYKRSGRASSILCQRIKWKLSDWGTPAPGPVKQELGLKARRGMVYGFRCGCHSPRNPKVAHGPPLEGAVLRGSHLYSGGSRESQRSCFQSVWIEYNLYIIIKQGSLTFLIVLCSPGATLPRQGFHRGASRCHAHISSQARPPLLQCALCSCPALRFHQPFYKACLEPGRLPGDCELRRVTCSVLRELDQI; from the exons ATGCTCGGCGGAAGGCAGCGCCGCGGATCGAGTG CTCCCACATCCGACATGCCTGGGACCACGCCAAGTCGGTGCGGCAGAACCTGGCTGAGATGGGGCTGGCCATGGACCCCAACAAGGCGGTGCCCTTCCGCAAGAGAAAGG GTCTTCTGGTCTCACACGCTGTGTTCTCTGCAGGTGAAGGGCATGGAGGTGGACACAGAGGCGAGGCCCAAGGAGCTTGTGCGGAAGCCCTATGTGCTAAATG agctggaggcagaggccagcctcccagaaaaaaaaggcaatacGCTGTCCCGGGACCTCATAGACTACGTGCGCTACATGGTGGAGAGCCATGGGGAGGACTACAAG AGGAGTGGCAGAGCTTCATCGATTCTTTGCCAAAGGATAAAATGGAAGTTGAGTGACTGGGGTACACCTGCGCCTGGACCAGTGAAGCAGGAGCTGGGGCTTAAGGCAAGGCGGGGAATGGTGTATGGCTTCAGATGTGGCTGCCACAGTCCACGCAATCCAAAGGTGGCCCACGGACCACCTTTGGAAGGAGCGGTTCTTAGAGGCTCTCATTTATATTCTGGGGGCTCAAGGGAAAGCCAGAGAAGCTGTTTTCAGAGCGTGTGGATTGAATACAATCTGTACATAATAATAAAACAAGGATCTTTGACTTTTCTGATTGTTTTATGTAGCCCTGGGGCTACTCTGCCAAGGCAGGGATTCCATCGGGGTGCCAGCAGGTGCCATGCTCACATATCCTCGCAGGCACGGCCTCCCCTTCTGCAGTGTGCTCTGTGTTCCTGTCCAGCATTGCGTTTCCATCAGCCCTTCTACAAAGCGTGCCTGGAGCCTGGGCGCCTCCCAGGGGACTGCGAGCTGAGGAGGGTCACCTGCTctgttctcagggagctggatcagatctga
- the NOP16 gene encoding nucleolar protein 16 isoform X2, with the protein MPKAKGKTRRQKFGYNVNRKRLNRNARRKAAPRIECSHIRHAWDHAKSVRQNLAEMGLAMDPNKAVPFRKRKVKGMEVDTEARPKELVRKPYVLNELEAEASLPEKKGNTLSRDLIDYVRYMVESHGEDYKRSGRASSILCQRIKWKLSDWGTPAPGPVKQELGLKARRGMVYGFRCGCHSPRNPKVAHGPPLEGAVLRGSHLYSGGSRESQRSCFQSVWIEYNLYIIIKQGSLTFLIVLCSPGATLPRQGFHRGASRCHAHISSQARPPLLQCALCSCPALRFHQPFYKACLEPGRLPGDCELRRVTCSVLRELDQI; encoded by the exons ATGCCCAAGGCCAAAGGCAAGACCCGGAGGCAGAAGTTCGGTTACAACGTTAACCGAAAGCGGCTGAACCGGAATGCTCGGCGGAAGGCAGCGCCGCGGATCGAGTG CTCCCACATCCGACATGCCTGGGACCACGCCAAGTCGGTGCGGCAGAACCTGGCTGAGATGGGGCTGGCCATGGACCCCAACAAGGCGGTGCCCTTCCGCAAGAGAAAG GTGAAGGGCATGGAGGTGGACACAGAGGCGAGGCCCAAGGAGCTTGTGCGGAAGCCCTATGTGCTAAATG agctggaggcagaggccagcctcccagaaaaaaaaggcaatacGCTGTCCCGGGACCTCATAGACTACGTGCGCTACATGGTGGAGAGCCATGGGGAGGACTACAAG AGGAGTGGCAGAGCTTCATCGATTCTTTGCCAAAGGATAAAATGGAAGTTGAGTGACTGGGGTACACCTGCGCCTGGACCAGTGAAGCAGGAGCTGGGGCTTAAGGCAAGGCGGGGAATGGTGTATGGCTTCAGATGTGGCTGCCACAGTCCACGCAATCCAAAGGTGGCCCACGGACCACCTTTGGAAGGAGCGGTTCTTAGAGGCTCTCATTTATATTCTGGGGGCTCAAGGGAAAGCCAGAGAAGCTGTTTTCAGAGCGTGTGGATTGAATACAATCTGTACATAATAATAAAACAAGGATCTTTGACTTTTCTGATTGTTTTATGTAGCCCTGGGGCTACTCTGCCAAGGCAGGGATTCCATCGGGGTGCCAGCAGGTGCCATGCTCACATATCCTCGCAGGCACGGCCTCCCCTTCTGCAGTGTGCTCTGTGTTCCTGTCCAGCATTGCGTTTCCATCAGCCCTTCTACAAAGCGTGCCTGGAGCCTGGGCGCCTCCCAGGGGACTGCGAGCTGAGGAGGGTCACCTGCTctgttctcagggagctggatcagatctga
- the NOP16 gene encoding nucleolar protein 16 isoform X1 translates to MPKAKGKTRRQKFGYNVNRKRLNRNARRKAAPRIECSHIRHAWDHAKSVRQNLAEMGLAMDPNKAVPFRKRKVKGMEVDTEARPKELVRKPYVLNELEAEASLPEKKGNTLSRDLIDYVRYMVESHGEDYKAMARDEKNYYQDTPKQIRNKINVYKRFYPEEWQSFIDSLPKDKMEVE, encoded by the exons ATGCCCAAGGCCAAAGGCAAGACCCGGAGGCAGAAGTTCGGTTACAACGTTAACCGAAAGCGGCTGAACCGGAATGCTCGGCGGAAGGCAGCGCCGCGGATCGAGTG CTCCCACATCCGACATGCCTGGGACCACGCCAAGTCGGTGCGGCAGAACCTGGCTGAGATGGGGCTGGCCATGGACCCCAACAAGGCGGTGCCCTTCCGCAAGAGAAAG GTGAAGGGCATGGAGGTGGACACAGAGGCGAGGCCCAAGGAGCTTGTGCGGAAGCCCTATGTGCTAAATG agctggaggcagaggccagcctcccagaaaaaaaaggcaatacGCTGTCCCGGGACCTCATAGACTACGTGCGCTACATGGTGGAGAGCCATGGGGAGGACTACAAG GCCATGGCCCGGGATGAGAAGAATTACTATCAGGACACCCCGAAGCAGATTCGGAACAAGATCAATGTCTACAAACGTTTTTACCCAGAGGAGTGGCAGAGCTTCATCGATTCTTTGCCAAAGGATAAAATGGAAGTTGAGTGA
- the HIGD2A gene encoding HIG1 domain family member 2A, mitochondrial — protein sequence MATPDPVTPEAPFEPSHPPVIEGFSPSVYRNPEGFKEKFLRKTRENPLVPIGCLGTAAALTYGLYCFHRGQSQRSQLMMRTRIAAQGFTVAAILLGLAASALKSRS from the exons ATGGCAACGCCTGACCCTGTGACTCCGGAGGCACCCTTTGAACCGTCACATCCTCCTGTCATTGAGGGTTTTAGTCCCAGTGTCTACAGGAATCCAGAAGGCTTCAAGGAAAAGTTCCTTCGCAAGACCCGTGAGAATCCATTGGTCCCCATAG GCTGCCTGGGCACGGCGGCCGCCCTCACCTACGGCCTCTACTGCTTCCACCGGGGCCAGAGCCAGCGCTCGCAGCTTATGATGCGCACCAGGATCGCCGCCCAGGGCTTCACGGTCGCAGCCATCTTACTAGGTCTGGCTGCATCCGCTCTGAAGTCTCGGTCTTGA